The following proteins are encoded in a genomic region of Pelodictyon phaeoclathratiforme BU-1:
- a CDS encoding nitrilase-related carbon-nitrogen hydrolase, with translation MLNAKLRIAQIDCTLANFDDNLAQHCALTEEAIRDGADAIAFPELSLTGYNVQDAAQDIAMHIEDARFDPLRELSRKICIICGGIELSNDYGVYNSALMFEEGVGQSVHRKIYLPTYGMFEELRYFSAGQQIKTITSKRLGQIGVAICEDFWHVSVPYLLAHQGAKLLFVLMSSPLRMSPGSGNPAIVTQWQTIASTYSFLFSSYVACVNRVGNEDSFTYWGNSSVTGPDGTVLCAAPLFRPHIMDAAIDVSEVKRARLHSSHFLDEDLRLISSELSEIIGQGRRL, from the coding sequence ATGCTGAACGCAAAACTGCGCATAGCCCAGATTGACTGCACACTGGCCAATTTTGACGACAATCTTGCCCAACACTGCGCCCTGACTGAAGAGGCTATCCGTGACGGAGCAGATGCCATCGCATTCCCCGAACTCTCACTCACAGGATACAATGTTCAGGATGCAGCGCAGGATATTGCCATGCATATTGAGGATGCAAGGTTCGACCCTCTGCGGGAGCTGAGCAGGAAAATCTGCATCATCTGCGGCGGCATTGAGCTGAGCAACGACTACGGCGTCTATAACTCTGCACTGATGTTTGAAGAGGGAGTTGGGCAAAGCGTGCACCGCAAAATTTACCTGCCCACCTATGGCATGTTTGAAGAGCTGCGCTATTTTTCTGCCGGTCAGCAGATCAAGACGATAACATCAAAACGGCTTGGCCAGATCGGAGTAGCCATCTGTGAGGATTTCTGGCATGTTTCGGTGCCCTACCTGCTTGCCCATCAGGGAGCAAAGCTGCTCTTTGTACTGATGTCGAGCCCCCTGCGCATGTCGCCCGGAAGCGGCAATCCGGCGATTGTAACCCAGTGGCAGACCATTGCCTCAACGTACTCATTTCTCTTCAGCAGTTATGTTGCATGCGTCAACCGCGTGGGCAATGAGGACAGCTTCACCTACTGGGGCAACTCCTCCGTAACCGGACCGGACGGCACCGTCCTCTGTGCCGCACCGCTCTTCAGGCCGCACATTATGGATGCCGCGATTGATGTTTCTGAAGTTAAACGCGCCCGTCTCCACTCCTCCCATTTTCTTGATGAGGATCTTCGTCTTATCAGCTCGGAACTCAGCGAGATCATCGGACAGGGACGACGGTTATAA
- a CDS encoding FHA domain-containing protein, protein MKIIKIGRSSENDIVISPREGDVSKVHALLKIESDGTIRISDLKSMNGTSVNGKRLQGAEEVVITPDDEVLLGSHYRLDVWSYLKGALPDKERGHQEVMGEIRKTVSIGRNASNTIVLPYADVSGEHAEILLYKNGEMLLKDKHSTNGTTVNGLAVTSKKIVRGDTIVIGDGHLLSWETHLFDNPVVPKKKSMLPAIAATVVLLLAVGFYFLKEKIMPVGVMEKYGNSVVIIYNDYVYEVDLGEDKKIYMTKTDKGFELYNPSQNEPITITGSGFFISADGKIMTNRHVALPWAYDDNTKAVKAFVDNEIVKEIARLEQDKSNALIGNLVGAQINVLPVITTLHDLNKVNVVVSGKSLYLGIGLNDTYINSKSDLIGCLYLRDSGDKKLDVAMIQVKNKSLPGKVKEYVHLDDAVTDKKLLKPGMKLMMIGYPAGFALGQTTDGLKVNFEEGSLSRIADDINFGHNLPTIPGSSGSPIFNEKGELVGVNNQQLVNTQTFNMAILAKHALDLNNSTK, encoded by the coding sequence ATGAAAATCATTAAAATTGGCCGTTCTTCCGAGAATGATATCGTTATCAGCCCTCGTGAAGGCGATGTCTCCAAAGTGCATGCGCTCCTCAAGATTGAAAGCGATGGTACCATCAGAATCAGCGATCTAAAATCGATGAATGGCACCTCTGTCAACGGAAAGCGCCTGCAAGGGGCAGAAGAGGTGGTTATCACTCCGGATGATGAGGTTCTGCTTGGGAGTCATTACCGGCTTGATGTGTGGAGCTATCTGAAAGGCGCACTCCCCGACAAGGAGCGTGGCCATCAGGAGGTCATGGGTGAAATCAGAAAAACGGTGAGCATCGGCAGAAATGCATCAAATACCATTGTTCTGCCTTATGCGGATGTTTCAGGAGAACATGCAGAGATTCTGCTTTACAAAAATGGGGAGATGTTGCTCAAAGACAAGCATTCGACCAACGGAACCACCGTCAATGGTTTGGCGGTCACCAGTAAAAAAATAGTGAGGGGCGATACCATCGTTATCGGTGACGGGCATCTGCTGAGCTGGGAAACCCATCTGTTTGACAATCCCGTCGTCCCGAAAAAAAAATCCATGCTACCGGCCATTGCTGCGACTGTTGTGCTCCTGCTCGCTGTCGGATTCTATTTTCTCAAAGAGAAGATCATGCCGGTTGGTGTGATGGAAAAGTACGGAAATTCAGTTGTCATCATATACAACGACTATGTGTACGAAGTTGATTTAGGCGAGGATAAAAAGATCTATATGACGAAAACCGATAAAGGGTTTGAACTCTATAATCCCTCACAAAATGAACCGATAACCATAACTGGCAGTGGCTTTTTTATCTCTGCGGATGGTAAGATCATGACAAACCGTCATGTTGCCCTTCCCTGGGCTTATGACGACAACACCAAAGCGGTCAAAGCCTTTGTCGACAATGAAATTGTTAAAGAGATTGCGCGTCTTGAACAGGATAAATCCAACGCACTCATCGGAAATTTGGTTGGAGCACAAATCAACGTGCTGCCCGTAATCACGACCCTGCATGATTTGAATAAGGTCAATGTCGTCGTTTCCGGCAAATCACTCTATCTTGGAATCGGGCTTAATGACACCTATATCAATTCAAAAAGTGACTTGATTGGTTGTCTCTACCTGCGGGATTCGGGAGATAAAAAGCTTGATGTAGCGATGATTCAGGTCAAGAACAAGTCATTGCCGGGGAAGGTGAAGGAGTATGTTCATCTTGATGATGCTGTTACCGATAAAAAGTTGTTGAAACCGGGCATGAAGCTGATGATGATTGGCTACCCGGCCGGTTTTGCATTAGGACAGACTACTGATGGACTGAAAGTAAATTTTGAGGAGGGTTCGCTTTCACGCATTGCGGACGATATCAACTTTGGCCACAACCTCCCCACCATTCCAGGATCAAGTGGTTCGCCGATTTTCAATGAAAAAGGAGAGCTTGTTGGCGTCAACAATCAGCAGCTTGTCAATACACAGACCTTTAATATGGCAATTCTGGCAAAACATGCCCTCGACCTTAACAACTCAACAAAGTAA
- a CDS encoding SPOR domain-containing protein: MVEALLCESGPQAIELFQKQLSDYPDPALDQISNSRIAAYNLALNSTAPLPKLSRPLLSAKPQESGVQESSKQQLASISSKTKEEITPRPSPAPVKPAQESAPLPSPAPVKPAQELALRPSPAKVKPTEELALRPSTAQVKPIQQISPRPSPTTVKPTQESTFAGSSGFTLQFGYFGNKANAENLTKKISLYEPVEIVEQGQFYGVRLKKLYATKQDAGALIKKLPFPAFIVPVKKTQQ; encoded by the coding sequence GTGGTTGAAGCTCTTCTTTGTGAAAGTGGCCCACAGGCAATTGAGCTCTTCCAGAAACAGTTGAGCGATTATCCAGACCCTGCACTTGATCAAATCAGTAACTCACGAATAGCCGCCTACAACCTGGCGCTCAACAGCACTGCCCCGCTGCCAAAGCTCTCACGCCCTCTTCTTTCGGCGAAACCACAAGAGTCTGGTGTGCAGGAAAGTTCGAAGCAACAGCTCGCGTCAATTTCGAGCAAGACAAAGGAAGAAATAACTCCTCGCCCATCACCTGCGCCAGTAAAACCAGCTCAGGAATCAGCACCTCTTCCATCACCTGCGCCAGTAAAACCAGCTCAGGAATTAGCTCTTCGTCCATCACCGGCAAAAGTAAAACCGACTGAAGAATTAGCACTTCGCCCCTCAACTGCGCAAGTAAAACCGATTCAGCAAATATCGCCTCGTCCATCACCAACCACAGTAAAACCAACTCAGGAATCAACCTTTGCAGGAAGTTCCGGTTTTACCCTGCAATTTGGTTATTTCGGAAACAAAGCAAATGCTGAAAATTTGACCAAAAAGATCTCTCTTTACGAACCGGTAGAAATCGTTGAGCAGGGGCAGTTCTATGGTGTTCGATTGAAAAAGTTATATGCCACAAAACAAGATGCTGGTGCATTGATAAAAAAACTGCCCTTCCCGGCTTTTATTGTTCCAGTAAAAAAGACGCAGCAGTGA
- a CDS encoding Stp1/IreP family PP2C-type Ser/Thr phosphatase, with protein sequence MNTSVKHYEIANATDVGKVRRVNEDYYGTRETLNGEVVVVCDGMGGHAGGEIASRLAVESIIASLNGKFSANPLNALNEALLSANKAILDYAHQHPGFKGMGSTCVVLLLRDNCGYYAHVGDSRIYIYTKNGLHQLTKDHSFVQSLLDAGAISQQDAENHPRKNEITNALGLERMQPPSLCQKPCNPRKGDIMLLCTDGLTGMVSDDQIQELLGSEMALYDKAKELVALANRAGGIDNVTLQLVQFSGSGPASSRAGETVKVNKRVLQAAGVALLLLCLLGTIAIMASGAASRGGIGTIIAALFPNEQVAAPPITVPGINTAPPPSSQNNGSASDSLLQARIKTVEGEPDAARAEVQRAQQQELAAKTVAELSKEKSVKDAALLKERQELDARQTAEAKPAPVSGEETVMKIGQEHGGGIIFYVDATGKHGLIASKSDLPGNSAATDEKLKGLYFWSDAKIACSAFAIGDYSNWRMPNRDELKKLQLAKSMVGGFTRSGYWSSSAKDGGSAWIRDFGSGKEGNGKKSTAYRVRPILSF encoded by the coding sequence ATGAATACAAGTGTCAAGCATTATGAAATAGCAAACGCGACCGATGTTGGCAAGGTGCGGCGTGTGAACGAAGACTATTATGGCACAAGAGAGACGCTGAATGGTGAAGTGGTTGTTGTCTGTGATGGTATGGGCGGTCATGCCGGTGGTGAAATAGCCTCAAGACTGGCCGTTGAGTCAATAATAGCAAGCTTGAATGGCAAGTTTTCTGCCAATCCGCTCAACGCCCTTAATGAGGCGCTGCTCTCCGCCAACAAGGCCATTCTTGACTATGCACACCAGCATCCAGGGTTCAAGGGGATGGGCTCGACCTGTGTTGTGCTGCTTCTGAGAGATAATTGCGGTTATTATGCGCATGTCGGTGATAGCAGAATCTATATCTACACCAAAAATGGCCTCCACCAACTCACCAAAGACCATTCGTTTGTCCAATCGCTGCTTGACGCAGGAGCCATAAGTCAGCAAGATGCCGAGAACCATCCAAGAAAAAATGAAATTACCAATGCTCTCGGGCTTGAACGGATGCAGCCTCCATCGCTTTGCCAGAAGCCCTGTAATCCGCGAAAGGGTGATATCATGCTTCTTTGCACTGACGGCCTGACCGGCATGGTCAGTGATGATCAGATTCAGGAGCTGTTAGGTTCGGAGATGGCCTTGTATGACAAAGCCAAAGAGCTTGTTGCTCTGGCCAATCGTGCTGGCGGCATCGACAATGTTACGCTTCAGCTCGTACAGTTCAGCGGAAGTGGCCCTGCCAGCAGCAGGGCGGGCGAGACGGTCAAAGTCAACAAGAGAGTGCTGCAGGCGGCGGGAGTTGCCCTGTTGCTCCTCTGTTTGCTTGGCACAATTGCCATTATGGCTTCAGGCGCTGCATCAAGGGGTGGCATTGGTACCATTATCGCAGCACTGTTTCCGAATGAACAGGTTGCAGCTCCACCAATAACAGTACCGGGCATAAATACAGCGCCACCTCCGTCGAGTCAAAACAATGGATCGGCGAGTGATTCGCTACTGCAGGCGAGAATTAAAACGGTTGAAGGCGAGCCGGATGCTGCAAGAGCTGAAGTTCAACGTGCGCAACAACAAGAGCTGGCTGCGAAAACTGTTGCAGAGCTCTCAAAAGAAAAAAGTGTTAAGGATGCTGCGCTCCTGAAGGAGAGGCAAGAGCTTGATGCCCGTCAAACTGCAGAAGCAAAACCGGCGCCTGTGTCAGGAGAGGAAACTGTGATGAAGATTGGCCAGGAGCATGGCGGAGGGATCATTTTTTATGTTGATGCAACCGGCAAGCACGGCTTGATTGCTTCCAAATCGGATCTGCCGGGCAACTCTGCGGCTACTGATGAAAAATTGAAAGGGTTGTATTTTTGGTCTGACGCAAAAATTGCGTGTTCTGCTTTTGCGATTGGCGATTATAGCAACTGGCGCATGCCGAACAGGGATGAGCTGAAGAAACTCCAGCTCGCGAAAAGCATGGTGGGGGGGTTTACCAGGAGCGGTTACTGGAGCTCTTCGGCAAAGGATGGAGGGAGCGCATGGATCCGGGACTTCGGCAGTGGAAAGGAGGGCAATGGCAAGAAGAGCACTGCCTATCGGGTTCGGCCAATCCTGTCGTTTTAA
- the ispE gene encoding 4-(cytidine 5'-diphospho)-2-C-methyl-D-erythritol kinase — translation MHPLLVKSFAKINLGLLITAKRQDGYHTLETIFAPINWYDTIEFSDSEKISMSCSNSDLPVDDNNLCIKAARSLQQFAAVRKGIAMKLQKQVPFGAGLGGGSSDAATVLRVLNELWKVNASPAELHALAVKLGADVPYFLSMKGLAYATGIGDELDDLALTLPYYIVTVFPEEHIATVWAYKNFYSRFDRELPDLKKLLSELCLSGKKEGLPAFENDFEPAVFDHFPAVRKVKLTLLEAGSIFSSLSGSGSAVFGLFEREDEALAAMKLLPEAYRKNLTPPGFCMAQ, via the coding sequence ATGCACCCTCTTTTGGTCAAATCCTTTGCAAAAATCAATCTTGGTCTTCTCATCACAGCCAAACGCCAGGATGGATACCATACGCTTGAGACTATCTTTGCACCAATCAACTGGTATGATACCATCGAATTCAGTGACTCCGAAAAGATTTCGATGAGCTGCTCAAATAGTGATCTCCCTGTTGACGATAACAATCTTTGTATAAAGGCAGCCAGATCTCTTCAACAGTTTGCCGCTGTCCGGAAAGGCATAGCCATGAAGCTTCAAAAACAGGTGCCTTTTGGCGCCGGGCTTGGAGGTGGCAGCAGTGATGCTGCAACGGTACTCAGAGTGCTCAATGAACTCTGGAAGGTCAACGCATCCCCTGCCGAATTGCACGCTCTTGCAGTGAAACTTGGTGCCGATGTCCCCTATTTTCTCTCTATGAAAGGTCTTGCCTATGCGACAGGCATCGGTGATGAGCTTGATGATCTCGCTCTTACACTTCCTTACTATATCGTTACTGTTTTTCCCGAAGAGCACATTGCAACGGTTTGGGCATACAAGAATTTCTATTCCCGGTTTGATCGTGAACTTCCTGATTTGAAAAAACTGCTCTCAGAGCTTTGTCTTTCTGGAAAAAAGGAGGGTTTACCAGCCTTTGAAAATGATTTCGAGCCAGCCGTATTTGATCATTTTCCCGCCGTTCGCAAAGTCAAATTAACACTGCTGGAAGCAGGAAGCATCTTTTCCTCCCTTTCCGGTAGTGGTTCAGCAGTTTTTGGGCTTTTCGAGAGGGAGGATGAAGCACTGGCAGCCATGAAGCTTTTACCCGAAGCTTATCGTAAAAACCTTACTCCTCCAGGTTTTTGCATGGCACAATAA
- a CDS encoding H-NS histone family protein: MSTLTEIQAQIADLQKQAQEIINIERKAILEDIKAKMAAYNITMEELERKGKAVKSAPRSPSPIKYKKSETEYWVGRGPKPQWVKGIESNGENIEIYRVQE; encoded by the coding sequence ATGTCAACACTTACAGAAATCCAGGCTCAAATAGCTGATCTTCAGAAACAGGCTCAGGAAATTATCAATATTGAGCGCAAGGCTATTCTTGAGGATATCAAAGCAAAAATGGCTGCCTATAATATCACAATGGAGGAACTTGAAAGAAAAGGGAAAGCTGTAAAGTCTGCACCCAGAAGTCCGTCTCCCATCAAGTACAAAAAAAGTGAAACTGAATACTGGGTAGGCAGAGGACCGAAACCACAATGGGTTAAGGGAATTGAAAGTAATGGCGAGAATATTGAAATCTATCGGGTGCAGGAATAA
- a CDS encoding FHA domain-containing protein, with protein sequence MSTITKCVNGHQYDAEKFNECPYCPKTSLLNDPTLINKTANIMHKTVVIDKTVSSGPEKTRVSSSQGAIHDTFVTTGNTAGAQQGTKILGVTDAADERKIVGYLVTYDLEKRGKSFELLEGRNLVGSDRSCDIVIENLPGISGKHLTILYRKNRFLFKDELSTNGTYIDGEMQSEGYLDKECVITIGGVRMYFIMVPFHLPLQ encoded by the coding sequence ATGTCAACTATTACAAAATGTGTCAATGGTCATCAATATGATGCTGAAAAATTCAACGAATGTCCCTACTGTCCGAAAACATCACTGTTAAATGATCCAACATTAATTAATAAAACTGCAAATATCATGCACAAAACCGTTGTTATCGACAAAACTGTATCTTCCGGCCCGGAGAAAACCAGGGTTTCCTCCAGTCAGGGAGCAATACATGATACCTTTGTGACCACAGGCAATACAGCAGGAGCTCAGCAAGGAACAAAAATACTGGGTGTGACAGACGCTGCAGATGAGCGAAAAATTGTAGGTTATCTGGTCACTTATGACCTTGAAAAAAGGGGAAAATCGTTTGAACTTCTTGAAGGAAGAAACCTGGTTGGCTCCGACAGGAGTTGTGATATTGTCATAGAAAACCTCCCTGGTATTTCAGGAAAGCATTTGACAATATTATACAGAAAAAATCGTTTTTTATTCAAGGATGAACTCTCAACCAATGGGACATACATTGATGGAGAGATGCAAAGTGAAGGGTATCTCGACAAAGAGTGTGTTATAACCATCGGTGGCGTCAGAATGTATTTTATCATGGTTCCGTTTCATCTGCCTCTCCAGTGA
- the lnt gene encoding apolipoprotein N-acyltransferase: protein MSLLSRNITRLSHSRYAPALLSGTLLGLSFPSYPAIHLEVVAWIALVPLLISLRSVENAGELFRRVYLSMFVFCLISLWWVSLATLPGGVLTIFAQTFFLTVPLLAFYAVKKMAGYRFALFSLPFLWIAWEWAYMQQDLSLGWLTLGNSQANLNLMIQYADLVGVWGISFWLIWFNVFTVLALSGSRRDTLRSVTMMALMVVAPLIYASVLMYREGIAAKKELRLRVTLVQPNVNPHDKWEEYNSVEIMERYYRMTGRAVRESRPELVIWPETAIPFSILDLPYAADQQLLRLALRKWDTALLTGFIDVVHKPNQPSESFNASMLLEPDPDSVPEIYRKMRLVPFAERVPYIDYFPWLGNLTFSLAGIRGWGKGREAAVMELSSSRNGKVVLANIICYESIFPSLVTEFVRKGARLLTLVTNDGWYGTSYGPYQHLAIGRLRCIENRRAMARCANTGLTVVIDKYGRTIAEVPWWQEEILTAEVPLESRLTFYTSHPDLLPKVASILSLLIFLRAFLKSRKGESVL, encoded by the coding sequence CTATTATCCCGGAACATAACCCGACTGAGTCATTCCCGTTACGCCCCGGCCCTCTTGAGTGGAACTCTTCTTGGTCTCTCTTTTCCCTCTTATCCCGCCATTCATCTTGAAGTGGTAGCCTGGATTGCTCTTGTTCCGCTGCTCATCTCTCTTCGCTCCGTCGAGAACGCCGGGGAGCTTTTTCGACGCGTTTACCTCTCGATGTTTGTTTTCTGTCTGATCAGTCTCTGGTGGGTAAGTCTGGCAACTCTGCCTGGAGGAGTTCTCACCATTTTTGCACAGACTTTTTTTTTGACGGTTCCCCTCCTTGCATTTTATGCGGTTAAAAAAATGGCGGGTTACCGTTTTGCGCTATTTTCGCTTCCTTTTCTCTGGATTGCATGGGAATGGGCTTACATGCAGCAGGATCTCTCACTTGGATGGCTGACCCTCGGAAATTCACAGGCAAATTTGAATCTCATGATTCAGTATGCTGATCTTGTTGGTGTATGGGGGATCAGTTTCTGGCTCATATGGTTCAATGTATTCACGGTGCTTGCCTTGAGTGGCAGCAGACGGGATACCCTTCGTTCTGTTACCATGATGGCTCTGATGGTTGTTGCTCCGCTGATCTATGCTTCAGTGCTGATGTACAGGGAAGGTATTGCTGCGAAAAAAGAGTTGCGACTCAGGGTTACCCTTGTTCAGCCCAATGTAAATCCCCATGACAAGTGGGAGGAGTATAACAGCGTCGAAATTATGGAGCGCTATTATCGTATGACCGGCAGAGCTGTTCGTGAAAGCCGGCCTGAGCTGGTGATCTGGCCGGAAACGGCGATTCCGTTTTCTATTCTTGATCTGCCCTATGCTGCCGATCAGCAATTGTTGCGGTTGGCACTGAGAAAGTGGGATACAGCTCTTTTGACCGGTTTTATCGATGTCGTTCATAAGCCCAATCAACCCTCGGAGTCCTTTAATGCCTCCATGTTGCTTGAACCAGACCCTGATAGTGTGCCTGAAATTTATCGCAAGATGCGCCTTGTTCCATTTGCAGAGCGTGTTCCCTATATCGATTATTTCCCCTGGCTTGGTAATCTGACATTTTCTCTGGCAGGCATCAGAGGGTGGGGGAAAGGGCGTGAGGCTGCCGTTATGGAACTCTCCTCTTCTCGGAATGGTAAGGTCGTTCTTGCCAATATCATCTGTTATGAATCTATTTTCCCCTCTCTTGTTACGGAGTTTGTCCGAAAAGGAGCCAGGCTGCTGACCCTTGTTACCAATGACGGCTGGTATGGAACGTCATATGGCCCCTATCAGCATCTGGCCATTGGCCGGTTGCGCTGTATCGAAAACCGTCGGGCAATGGCGCGATGTGCCAATACCGGACTCACGGTCGTCATCGACAAGTATGGGCGTACCATTGCAGAGGTTCCCTGGTGGCAGGAGGAGATCCTGACGGCTGAAGTTCCGCTCGAAAGTCGCTTGACCTTTTATACCTCTCATCCTGACCTTTTGCCAAAGGTGGCTTCAATACTCTCTCTGCTCATCTTTCTTCGTGCTTTTTTAAAGAGTCGGAAGGGTGAGAGTGTGTTATGA
- a CDS encoding sigma-54 interaction domain-containing protein: MKRETTIVGQSLLISQLKQLALQVAQTDITVLIIGETGSGKEVLARFIHANSLRADKSFIPVNCGAIPSGILESELFGHEKGAFTGAVQSRKGYFESADRGTIFLDEIGEMPLETQVKFLRVIETGEFQRVGSSESIYSDARIIAATNKNMYQAVAEKNFREDLFYRLRSVELQIPPLRERGRDILLLAENFVHEFEQKHKILFEGFSPDTTEMLMRYPWPGNVRELRNLIESLLVLEKGKYITSEILERHLVQRNRYKSLVHDPAKSEKNELQVIYSTMMQLRQEVSEIRQLLQHLVQTRALTPLFLPDVSATLPQFTPVLKPAVEEHIHPAPPKVLRSLDEMEKKSIAEALESCNGNKRKTALALGITERTLYRKIKAYGL, translated from the coding sequence ATGAAACGAGAGACTACAATTGTCGGGCAATCTCTCCTGATCTCCCAGCTCAAGCAACTTGCTCTCCAAGTCGCTCAAACCGATATCACGGTATTAATAATTGGAGAAACGGGATCGGGAAAAGAGGTTCTGGCACGCTTTATTCATGCAAACAGCCTGCGGGCCGATAAAAGCTTCATCCCTGTCAATTGCGGCGCAATTCCCTCCGGTATTCTTGAATCGGAACTTTTTGGTCATGAAAAGGGGGCGTTTACCGGAGCAGTGCAAAGCAGAAAGGGGTACTTTGAAAGTGCCGACAGGGGCACTATTTTTCTTGATGAAATCGGTGAAATGCCACTTGAAACCCAGGTAAAATTTCTCAGGGTTATTGAGACCGGAGAGTTTCAGCGGGTCGGATCGTCAGAGAGTATTTACTCTGATGCCCGCATCATTGCTGCTACCAACAAAAACATGTATCAGGCTGTCGCGGAAAAAAACTTTCGGGAAGATCTTTTTTACCGTCTGCGTAGTGTTGAACTGCAAATCCCGCCACTACGGGAGAGAGGACGAGATATCCTCCTGCTTGCCGAAAATTTTGTTCATGAATTTGAACAGAAACACAAAATCCTCTTTGAAGGATTCAGCCCGGATACGACAGAGATGCTGATGCGCTATCCCTGGCCAGGAAACGTCAGAGAGCTCAGAAATCTCATTGAATCCCTGCTTGTGCTTGAAAAGGGGAAATATATCACTTCTGAAATTCTTGAACGACATCTGGTGCAGCGAAATCGATACAAAAGCCTGGTTCATGATCCGGCTAAATCAGAAAAAAACGAGCTTCAGGTGATTTACAGTACCATGATGCAGCTTCGACAGGAGGTCAGTGAAATCCGCCAACTTCTTCAGCATCTTGTGCAGACCAGAGCGCTCACTCCACTGTTTCTGCCTGATGTTTCAGCAACACTCCCGCAATTTACCCCTGTCTTGAAACCAGCAGTCGAGGAACACATCCATCCTGCACCACCCAAAGTTCTTCGCTCACTTGATGAGATGGAAAAAAAGTCTATTGCCGAAGCACTTGAATCATGCAATGGAAACAAGAGAAAAACAGCTCTGGCACTCGGCATTACAGAACGAACACTCTATCGCAAAATCAAGGCTTATGGGCTCTGA
- a CDS encoding NCS2 family permease: MTLRSYFNFDTHQTSYRQETLAGITTFFTLSYIIIVNPAILAAAGIPKGASMTATILTSIFGTLLMGLYAKRPFAVAPYMGENAFVAYTVVQTLGYSWQTAMAAIFISGILFTLITIGGLRQWLAEAIPSSLKHSFSGGIGLFLAFLGLNDMGVVTLGVPGAPVQLGNIAQLPVLLSLGGLLLTAVLLIQRVTGAILAGMVVTTAAFLLTGLLPLPATAFSMPPSIEPIFMKIDLQGALTWGFASVIISVLVMDFVDTMGTLFGLSSRANLLDKNDNLPEIEKPMMVDALSTIAASLFGTTTAGVYIESAAGIEQGGKTGFTALVVAALFALALFFSPVLTIVPPFAYGPALVVVGMFMLQSVTKMDFTDYSELLPAFLTITLMIFTFNIGVGITAGFIAYVVLKLFTGRIREVRGGMWILAGLSFTFYLFYPYH; the protein is encoded by the coding sequence ATGACTCTGCGCTCATACTTCAATTTCGACACGCATCAGACCAGCTATCGGCAGGAGACGCTTGCTGGCATCACGACCTTCTTCACCCTCTCCTATATCATTATTGTCAATCCGGCCATTCTTGCGGCGGCGGGTATCCCGAAAGGGGCCTCGATGACGGCGACCATTCTTACCTCCATCTTTGGTACCCTGCTGATGGGGCTCTATGCCAAACGCCCTTTTGCCGTCGCTCCATATATGGGTGAAAATGCCTTTGTTGCCTACACGGTAGTGCAGACGCTCGGCTACTCATGGCAAACGGCCATGGCGGCCATCTTTATCAGCGGCATTCTTTTCACCCTGATCACCATCGGAGGGCTGCGCCAATGGCTGGCTGAAGCGATTCCCTCTTCGCTCAAGCACAGTTTTTCAGGGGGAATTGGTCTCTTCCTCGCTTTTCTCGGCCTCAACGATATGGGAGTAGTGACACTCGGTGTCCCCGGAGCGCCGGTACAACTGGGAAATATTGCACAGCTCCCGGTTTTGCTGAGCCTTGGTGGCCTGCTTCTTACCGCAGTTCTTCTTATCCAGCGGGTAACCGGTGCCATTCTTGCTGGTATGGTTGTCACAACCGCAGCCTTTCTTCTGACCGGCCTACTCCCTCTTCCTGCAACAGCGTTCAGTATGCCGCCCTCCATTGAGCCGATCTTCATGAAAATTGACCTGCAGGGGGCGCTGACCTGGGGATTTGCCAGCGTCATCATCAGTGTGCTGGTAATGGATTTTGTTGATACCATGGGTACCCTTTTTGGTTTGTCGTCGAGAGCAAACCTGCTCGATAAAAACGATAATCTGCCGGAGATTGAAAAGCCGATGATGGTCGATGCGCTTTCGACCATCGCCGCATCGCTCTTCGGAACAACAACAGCGGGCGTCTATATTGAATCAGCCGCTGGGATTGAGCAGGGCGGAAAGACAGGATTTACTGCGCTTGTTGTAGCCGCTCTCTTCGCTCTTGCCCTCTTTTTTTCACCCGTACTTACCATTGTTCCGCCCTTCGCCTATGGGCCAGCGCTCGTTGTTGTCGGTATGTTCATGCTGCAATCGGTAACGAAGATGGATTTCACGGACTACAGCGAACTCCTGCCAGCCTTTCTGACCATTACACTCATGATCTTTACCTTCAATATCGGCGTCGGGATCACTGCCGGATTTATTGCCTATGTTGTTCTGAAACTCTTCACCGGAAGAATACGGGAGGTGCGCGGCGGCATGTGGATCCTTGCCGGACTCTCTTTTACCTTCTATCTTTTCTACCCTTACCATTAA